In Gemmatimonadaceae bacterium, the sequence CCACATTCGGTTCGGCGCGGCCCTCGACGAACTGGCGCACCTCCTCGTCACGGGAGTTCCGGATCTCGTCCACGGTGCCGACCTGTCGCACCCTTCCCTCGTAGAGCATGGCGATGCGCGTGCCGACGCGGAACGCGGACTTCATGTCGTGCGTGATGACGATCGAGGTCACGCCGAGTCGGTCGCGCATGCGGACCATGAGGTCATCGATGACGGAGGATGTGACCGGATCGAGGCCGGTGGTGGGTTCGTCGTAGAGGATGTACTTGGGCCTGAGGGCAATCGCGCGTGCAAGACCAACGCGCTTGCGCATGCCGCCGGACAGCTCGGCGGGAAACTTCTCATGGACGTTAGGCAGGTCCACCAGTTCCAGCACTTCCGCCACGCGGTCGGCGATCTGCCGTTCGGTCATGTTTCCGCGCTTGCGGAGCCCCATGGCGACGTTGTCGCCGATGTTCATGGAGTCGAAGAGCGCGGCGAAT encodes:
- a CDS encoding ABC transporter ATP-binding protein is translated as MIVFENVYKAFGSKRVLQGFSLEVREGEAMVIIGYSGSGKSVAIKHIVGLLTPDAGTVLVDDHDVPRLSRRDLSELRASIGYVFQFAALFDSMNIGDNVAMGLRKRGNMTERQIADRVAEVLELVDLPNVHEKFPAELSGGMRKRVGLARAIALRPKYILYDEPTTGLDPVTSSVIDDLMVRMRDRLGVTSIVITHDMKSAFRVGTRIAMLYEGRVRQVGTVDEIRNSRDEEVRQFVEGRAEPNVAAGV